In the genome of Nocardioides seonyuensis, one region contains:
- the gabT gene encoding 4-aminobutyrate--2-oxoglutarate transaminase, giving the protein MNDSPAPIEQDGVEQHGVEQVRRLVTEVPGPRSRELDSRRSAAVSAGVGVGLPAYVARAGGGVLVDVDGNHLIDFGSGIAVTSVGNAAPEVVARVQAQVADFTHTCFMVTPYEGYVAVCEALAELTPGEHVKRSALFNSGAEAVENAVKIARTHTGRQAVVALDHAYHGRTNLTMALTAKNMPYKQGFGPFAGEVHRAPMAYPLRWPGAAEKTEEQIAAEALDAFVSTIRTQVGESNTAAVIVEPIQGEGGFVVPPAGWLRGVADFCAEHGILLIADEIQTGFCRTGDWFACDHEGVVPDLITTAKGMAGGLPLAAVTGRAEVMDSVHAGGLGGTYGGNPVACAAALGAIETMRSHDLVGRARRIEAILRPRLEALQEKYPVIAEVRGRGAMLAVELTAGPGDLTPHATATAVINKHCHSQGLVTLTAGTFGNVLRFLPPLVSPDHLLEDGLDIIEDAFARVLG; this is encoded by the coding sequence GTGAACGACTCCCCGGCCCCGATCGAACAGGACGGCGTCGAGCAGCACGGCGTCGAGCAGGTGCGGCGCCTCGTCACCGAGGTCCCCGGTCCGCGCTCCCGCGAGCTCGACTCGCGCCGCTCGGCCGCGGTGTCGGCCGGCGTCGGCGTCGGGCTCCCGGCCTACGTCGCCCGCGCTGGTGGGGGCGTGCTGGTCGACGTGGACGGCAACCACCTGATCGACTTCGGCTCGGGCATCGCCGTGACCAGCGTCGGCAACGCGGCACCCGAGGTGGTGGCGCGGGTGCAGGCACAGGTCGCCGACTTCACCCACACCTGCTTCATGGTCACCCCCTACGAGGGCTACGTCGCGGTGTGCGAGGCACTGGCGGAGCTCACGCCGGGAGAGCACGTGAAGCGCAGCGCGCTCTTCAACTCAGGCGCCGAGGCGGTCGAGAACGCCGTCAAGATCGCGCGCACCCACACCGGGCGCCAGGCGGTCGTCGCCCTCGACCACGCCTACCACGGTCGCACCAACCTCACGATGGCGCTGACTGCCAAGAACATGCCCTACAAGCAGGGGTTCGGTCCGTTCGCCGGCGAGGTCCACCGGGCTCCGATGGCCTACCCGTTGCGGTGGCCCGGCGCCGCGGAGAAGACCGAGGAGCAGATCGCGGCCGAGGCGCTCGACGCCTTCGTCAGCACCATCCGCACCCAGGTCGGCGAGTCCAACACCGCTGCCGTGATCGTCGAGCCGATCCAGGGCGAGGGCGGCTTCGTCGTACCCCCTGCGGGATGGCTGCGCGGGGTCGCCGACTTCTGCGCCGAGCACGGCATCCTGCTCATCGCCGACGAGATCCAGACCGGCTTCTGCCGCACCGGCGACTGGTTCGCCTGCGACCACGAGGGGGTCGTGCCCGACCTGATCACCACGGCGAAGGGAATGGCCGGCGGTCTGCCGCTGGCCGCGGTGACGGGACGAGCCGAGGTGATGGACTCGGTTCACGCCGGCGGGCTGGGCGGGACGTACGGCGGCAACCCGGTCGCGTGCGCCGCCGCCCTCGGCGCGATCGAGACCATGCGCAGCCACGACCTGGTCGGCCGCGCCCGCCGGATCGAGGCGATCCTCCGCCCTCGTCTCGAGGCTCTGCAGGAGAAGTACCCCGTCATCGCAGAGGTCCGCGGACGCGGAGCGATGCTCGCCGTCGAGCTGACCGCGGGGCCAGGCGACCTGACGCCCCACGCCACGGCCACCGCGGTGATCAACAAGCACTGCCACTCCCAGGGCCTCGTCACGCTGACAGCGGGTACGTTCGGGAACGTCCTGCGCTTCCTCCCGCCGCTGGTCAGCCCCGACCACCTGCTCGAGGATGGGCTGGACATCATCGAGGACGCCTTCGCCCGGGTCCTCGGCTGA
- the selD gene encoding selenide, water dikinase SelD, translating to MSTEAPDQTSRPTGAAIRLTQFAAGGGCACKVPPGELEAIVRDLPGSRAGGDLLVGLDDGDDAAAVRIDPAPDGTGRAVIATADFFTPVVDDPYEWGRIAAANALSDVYAMGGTPVVAVNLLGWPRDRIPFELAAEVLRGGGEVCSEAGAYLAGGHSIDDPEPKYGLAVTGLGDPDRLLRNDAARPGIPLTLTKPLGLGVLNNRHKATGEWFAEAVAVMTTLNREASVFAVGAGLRAATDVTGFGLLGHLFKMCRASGVTAVVDAAAVPYVDGARRSLAEGFVPGGSRRNLDWVRPHVGAGSGIDEDELLLLADAQTSGGLLVAGEVPGHPVVGELVPAQEHAIVVR from the coding sequence ATGAGCACCGAGGCGCCCGACCAGACGTCCCGGCCGACGGGTGCCGCGATCCGGCTCACCCAGTTCGCTGCCGGTGGTGGCTGTGCGTGCAAGGTGCCGCCCGGCGAGCTGGAGGCGATCGTGCGCGACCTCCCCGGCAGTCGTGCCGGTGGCGACCTGCTGGTGGGCCTCGACGACGGCGACGACGCGGCGGCGGTGCGGATCGACCCGGCCCCCGACGGCACCGGCCGGGCGGTCATCGCGACCGCCGACTTCTTCACCCCGGTGGTGGACGACCCCTACGAGTGGGGCCGGATCGCCGCCGCCAACGCGCTCTCCGACGTCTACGCCATGGGCGGCACGCCGGTGGTGGCGGTCAACCTGCTCGGCTGGCCCCGCGACCGGATCCCCTTCGAGCTGGCTGCCGAGGTCCTGCGCGGCGGCGGCGAGGTGTGCAGCGAGGCGGGCGCCTACCTCGCGGGCGGTCACAGCATCGACGACCCCGAGCCGAAGTACGGGCTGGCAGTCACCGGCCTCGGCGACCCCGACCGGCTGCTGCGCAACGACGCCGCCCGCCCCGGGATCCCGCTGACGCTGACCAAGCCGCTGGGGCTCGGCGTCCTCAACAACCGGCACAAGGCCACGGGGGAGTGGTTCGCCGAGGCGGTCGCGGTGATGACGACGCTCAACCGCGAGGCGAGCGTCTTCGCCGTCGGTGCCGGCCTGCGCGCCGCCACCGACGTGACCGGCTTCGGGCTGCTTGGCCACCTGTTCAAGATGTGCCGTGCCAGCGGCGTGACCGCGGTCGTCGACGCCGCTGCGGTGCCGTACGTCGACGGGGCGCGCCGCTCGCTGGCCGAGGGGTTCGTGCCAGGCGGGAGCAGGCGCAACCTCGACTGGGTGCGCCCCCATGTCGGGGCGGGATCGGGCATCGACGAGGACGAGCTCCTCCTGCTGGCCGACGCGCAGACCTCAGGTGGGCTGCTGGTGGCGGGCGAGGTCCCCGGGCACCCCGTGGTCGGAGAGCTGGTCCCAGCCCAGGAGCACGCGATCGTCGTGAGATGA
- the fdh gene encoding formate dehydrogenase, with product MASQGSGGARRSLLPWPVLRQLTGGDFLGRGAAVRSRRTDEVQPRTSTADRVARSVCPYCAVGCAQNIYVKDEQIVQIEGDPESPVNRGRLCPKGSASKNLVTSDQRVTTVKYRRPYGTEWEDLDADTAMEMLTDRVLRTRRQFWQDKDEEGRWLRRTMGIASLGGATLDNEENYLIKKLFTAMGAIQIENQARIUHSATVPGLGTSFGRGGATGFQQDLANADCIVIQGSNMAEAHPVGFQWVVEAKKRGARVIHVDPRFTRTSALADTFVPIRVGSDIAFLGGIVNYVLTHELDFREYVVNYTNAANIVSENYADTDDLDGLFSGFDAETRTYDPTSWQYASEDTDAELGEAQADDSEDTEEQRETAAGMQNESHGMQVTANPPRDPSLQHPRCVYQILKRHFSRYTPEMVEQTCGISEADFLEVCRAWTENSGRERTTALVYSVGWTQHSVGVQYIRTGSILQLLLGNMGRPGGGIMALRGHASIQGSTDIPTLFNLLPGYLPMPNAESHQSLDEWIDSVRNPGSKGFWSLSRAYAVNLLKAYWGDKATPENDFCFDHLPKITGDHGTYRTTLDMIDGKVKGYFLLGQNPAVGSAHGRAQRLGMANLDWLVVRDLFEIESATFWKDSPEVETGEIVPEECATEVFLFPAASYAEKEGTFTQTQRMLQWRERAVEPPGDARSDLWFFYHLGRMMRERLADSTDERDRPLLDLAWDYPVHGQHDEPSAEAVLQEINGYEVATGRPLSSFTEMKDDGSTLGGCWIYTGVYADGVNQAARRKSRHDQSYVAPEWGWVWPMNRRILYNRASADPEGRPWSERKAYVWWDDEKREWTGADVPDFEKTKPPSYRAPEGSDGVAAIEGIDPFIMQGDGKGALFAPQGLIDGPLPTHYEPVESPFRNPLYGQQSNPTRKEYNRSANRMNPSPPEGDDGVFPFIFTTSRLTEHHTAGGMSRFLEHLAELQPEMFVEVSPELAEERGLEHMGWCHVITARSAIEGRVLVTDRLRPLRVEGRRVHQVWMPYHWGQGGLVSGDSTNDLFGITLDPNVLIQESKVGTCDVQPGRRPRGPELRDYVRGYRERSGVVEDVYPSAVTASAAAQAASAALQDDSEEDEDG from the coding sequence ATGGCCTCTCAGGGGAGCGGTGGAGCTCGCCGGTCCCTGCTCCCGTGGCCCGTCCTGCGCCAGCTGACCGGCGGCGACTTCCTCGGACGCGGCGCCGCGGTGCGCTCGCGGCGTACCGACGAGGTGCAGCCTCGCACCAGCACCGCCGACCGCGTGGCGCGCAGTGTCTGCCCCTACTGCGCAGTGGGCTGTGCCCAGAACATCTACGTCAAGGACGAGCAGATCGTCCAGATCGAGGGTGACCCGGAGTCCCCGGTCAACCGCGGCCGGCTCTGCCCCAAGGGATCCGCCAGCAAGAACCTGGTGACCAGCGACCAGCGCGTCACCACGGTGAAGTACCGGCGGCCCTACGGCACCGAGTGGGAGGACCTCGACGCCGACACCGCCATGGAGATGCTCACCGACCGGGTCCTCAGGACCCGGCGCCAGTTCTGGCAGGACAAGGACGAGGAGGGCCGGTGGCTGCGGCGCACGATGGGCATCGCGAGCCTCGGCGGCGCCACGCTGGACAACGAGGAGAACTACCTCATCAAGAAGCTCTTCACCGCGATGGGCGCCATCCAGATCGAGAACCAGGCTCGTATTTGACACTCCGCCACCGTCCCCGGTCTGGGGACCAGCTTCGGTCGCGGCGGCGCCACCGGGTTCCAGCAGGACCTCGCCAACGCTGACTGCATCGTCATCCAGGGCTCGAACATGGCCGAGGCCCACCCGGTGGGCTTCCAGTGGGTCGTGGAGGCGAAGAAGCGCGGCGCCCGGGTGATCCACGTCGACCCACGGTTCACCCGCACGAGCGCGCTGGCCGACACGTTCGTGCCGATCCGCGTCGGCAGCGACATCGCCTTCCTCGGGGGGATCGTCAACTACGTGCTGACCCACGAGCTCGACTTCCGCGAGTACGTCGTCAACTACACCAACGCGGCGAACATCGTCAGCGAGAACTACGCCGACACCGACGACCTCGACGGGCTCTTCTCCGGCTTCGACGCCGAGACGCGCACCTACGACCCGACCAGCTGGCAGTACGCGTCCGAGGACACCGACGCCGAGCTGGGCGAGGCGCAGGCCGACGACTCCGAGGACACCGAGGAGCAGCGGGAGACCGCCGCGGGCATGCAGAACGAGTCGCACGGCATGCAGGTGACCGCGAACCCACCGCGTGACCCCAGCCTCCAGCACCCTCGCTGCGTCTACCAGATCCTCAAGCGCCACTTCTCGCGCTACACGCCCGAGATGGTCGAGCAGACCTGCGGCATCTCCGAGGCAGACTTCCTCGAGGTGTGCCGCGCCTGGACGGAGAACTCCGGCCGCGAGCGCACCACGGCCCTCGTCTACAGCGTCGGCTGGACCCAGCACAGCGTCGGTGTGCAGTACATCCGCACCGGCTCCATCCTGCAGCTGCTGCTGGGCAACATGGGACGGCCCGGCGGCGGCATCATGGCGCTGCGCGGACACGCCAGCATCCAGGGCTCGACCGACATCCCGACGCTGTTCAACCTGCTGCCCGGCTACCTCCCCATGCCGAACGCCGAGTCCCACCAGAGCCTGGACGAGTGGATCGACAGCGTCCGCAACCCCGGCAGCAAGGGCTTCTGGTCGCTCTCGCGGGCCTATGCGGTCAACCTGCTCAAGGCCTACTGGGGCGACAAGGCGACGCCCGAGAACGACTTCTGCTTCGACCACCTGCCGAAGATCACGGGTGACCACGGGACCTACCGCACCACCCTCGACATGATCGACGGGAAGGTGAAGGGCTACTTCCTCCTCGGCCAGAACCCTGCCGTCGGCTCCGCACACGGACGTGCGCAGCGCCTGGGCATGGCCAACCTCGACTGGCTGGTCGTGCGCGACCTGTTCGAGATCGAGTCGGCGACCTTCTGGAAGGACTCCCCCGAGGTGGAGACCGGGGAGATCGTCCCCGAGGAGTGCGCGACCGAGGTCTTCCTGTTCCCCGCCGCGTCGTACGCCGAGAAGGAGGGCACCTTCACCCAGACCCAGCGGATGCTCCAGTGGCGCGAGAGGGCGGTCGAGCCGCCGGGTGACGCCAGGTCCGACCTGTGGTTCTTCTACCACCTGGGCCGGATGATGCGGGAACGGCTGGCGGACTCCACCGACGAGCGGGACCGTCCACTGCTCGACCTCGCCTGGGACTACCCGGTGCACGGCCAGCACGACGAGCCTTCCGCCGAGGCGGTGCTGCAGGAGATCAACGGCTACGAGGTCGCCACCGGCCGTCCGCTCTCGTCGTTCACCGAGATGAAGGACGACGGGTCGACGCTCGGCGGTTGCTGGATCTACACCGGCGTCTACGCCGACGGCGTCAACCAGGCGGCGCGCCGCAAGTCGCGCCACGACCAGTCCTACGTCGCCCCCGAGTGGGGCTGGGTCTGGCCCATGAACCGGCGGATCCTCTACAACCGCGCGTCGGCCGACCCCGAGGGGAGGCCCTGGAGCGAGCGCAAGGCCTACGTCTGGTGGGACGACGAGAAGCGCGAGTGGACCGGTGCCGACGTCCCCGACTTCGAGAAGACCAAGCCGCCGTCGTACCGCGCGCCCGAGGGGTCCGACGGCGTCGCGGCCATCGAGGGGATCGACCCCTTCATCATGCAGGGCGACGGGAAGGGCGCGCTGTTCGCGCCGCAGGGGCTCATCGACGGACCGCTGCCCACCCACTACGAGCCGGTCGAGTCGCCGTTCCGCAACCCGCTCTACGGACAGCAGTCCAACCCCACCCGCAAGGAGTACAACCGCTCCGCCAACCGGATGAATCCCTCGCCGCCGGAGGGCGACGACGGCGTCTTCCCCTTCATCTTCACCACGAGCCGGCTCACCGAGCACCACACCGCCGGGGGGATGAGCCGCTTCCTCGAGCACCTCGCCGAGCTGCAGCCGGAGATGTTCGTCGAGGTCTCCCCGGAGCTTGCCGAGGAGCGCGGCCTGGAGCACATGGGCTGGTGCCACGTCATCACCGCCCGCTCGGCGATCGAGGGCCGCGTCCTGGTCACCGACCGCCTGCGCCCCCTCCGCGTGGAGGGCCGGAGGGTCCACCAGGTGTGGATGCCGTACCACTGGGGACAGGGCGGACTCGTGAGCGGCGACTCGACCAACGACCTGTTCGGGATCACCCTCGACCCCAACGTGCTGATCCAGGAGTCGAAGGTCGGCACCTGCGACGTCCAGCCCGGCCGCCGGCCGCGAGGACCTGAGCTCCGCGACTACGTCAGGGGCTACCGCGAGCGCTCGGGCGTGGTCGAGGACGTCTACCCGTCAGCCGTCACGGCGTCGGCAGCGGCCCAGGCCGCCTCGGCGGCCCTGCAGGACGACTCCGAGGAGGATGAGGACGGATGA
- a CDS encoding LysR family transcriptional regulator: MDLRLLRYFVAVAETGSVSAAARAVRVAQPSLSRQLSGLERQLGLTLFDRGEGRRLSLSSAGRHFLPVAKELLVRAELAGRAADALREGALRDLTISCPATTLTDVIAPFLSTWGPDDPMPTVWAKLPADIYPSLDAGADLAVGTTAPPGSLASLPLASLPVWAYVRADHPWAERGSPGSVDLAEMTGEPLLLLSPEQHSRQALDAALLGAGVGLDAVTELTTAEVAQALAAAGRGVAIVSDDPRFGLVPLRITQGGERGATLTISLHAAWRRDHHAAGVLQDLARRLNAFCESRYEHVE, from the coding sequence GTGGACCTGCGCCTGCTGCGGTACTTCGTCGCCGTGGCCGAGACCGGCTCGGTGAGCGCCGCGGCGCGCGCCGTGCGGGTCGCCCAACCCTCGTTGTCCCGCCAGCTCAGTGGGTTGGAGCGCCAGCTGGGGTTGACGCTCTTCGACCGTGGTGAGGGCCGTCGGCTCTCGCTCTCCTCCGCCGGCCGTCACTTCCTGCCGGTCGCCAAGGAGCTGCTCGTCCGGGCCGAGCTCGCGGGCCGGGCGGCGGACGCGTTGCGTGAAGGTGCCCTGCGCGATCTCACCATCAGCTGTCCGGCCACCACGTTGACCGACGTGATCGCACCGTTCCTGAGCACGTGGGGGCCGGACGACCCGATGCCCACCGTGTGGGCGAAGCTGCCGGCCGACATCTACCCGTCGCTGGACGCAGGCGCCGACCTGGCGGTGGGCACCACGGCGCCACCCGGATCCCTCGCCTCCCTGCCGCTGGCCTCGCTCCCGGTCTGGGCCTACGTCCGCGCCGACCACCCGTGGGCGGAGCGAGGCTCGCCGGGGTCGGTCGACCTGGCCGAGATGACCGGTGAGCCACTGTTGCTGCTCAGCCCCGAGCAGCACTCCCGGCAGGCGCTCGACGCAGCGCTCCTCGGTGCCGGTGTCGGGCTGGACGCCGTCACCGAGCTGACCACGGCCGAGGTCGCCCAGGCCCTCGCGGCGGCCGGACGGGGGGTCGCGATCGTCTCCGACGACCCCCGCTTCGGGCTGGTCCCCCTGCGGATCACCCAGGGCGGTGAACGCGGCGCGACGCTGACGATCAGCCTGCACGCCGCCTGGCGGCGCGACCACCACGCCGCCGGAGTGCTCCAGGACCTGGCGCGCCGGCTGAACGCCTTCTGCGAGTCGCGCTACGAGCACGTGGAGTGA
- the selB gene encoding selenocysteine-specific translation elongation factor — protein MHVVATAGHVDHGKSTLVKALTGTEPDRLEEERRRGLTIELGYAWTTLPGPDGATEQEVAFVDVPGHERFLRTMLSGVGPVPAALLVVAADDPWMPQAAEHLAALAALGVEHAVVAVSRTDLTDPSATAARARTEIDRTPMRGAAVVPVSAVTGAGLDDLRRAIASMVASLPAPDSAADVRLWVDRSFHVRGAGTVVTGTLASGMVRVGDRLSAGDHAGPVRVRGLQALGTDRETVSGVARVALNIVADDRADVSRHAVLVTPGAWLFTGAVDVRLSPAGHDALEAPPPERSVLHVGTLDVPVRVRPFDDRHVRLTLDHPVPLRIGDRAVLRDPGSRRMWGVGVLDPAPPRLRRRGSGRRRAELLGAHPGVPELSGEVRRRGVVHADRLRMLGVAVGPGAGWLVDEAAGDALRRRMREVVDRHDAEHPLDPGMPVPALTRVLALPDLQVTLDLVAPPLRVTGGRVTASTPDRGLPADLERSLSALASDLSDAPFGAPTADRMRELGLDRRSVGAAARAGRLIDLGDGIVLLPDAPARAVEELAELAQPFTTSEARQRLGSTRRVVLPLLAHLDRTGLTRRHDDDRREVV, from the coding sequence GTGCACGTCGTCGCGACCGCGGGCCACGTCGACCACGGGAAGTCGACGCTGGTCAAGGCGCTCACCGGCACCGAGCCCGACCGGCTCGAGGAGGAGCGCAGGCGGGGCCTGACCATCGAGCTGGGCTATGCGTGGACGACCCTGCCCGGCCCGGACGGCGCGACGGAGCAGGAGGTCGCGTTCGTCGACGTACCCGGCCACGAGCGGTTCCTGCGCACCATGCTCTCCGGGGTCGGACCGGTGCCCGCCGCCCTGCTCGTGGTGGCGGCCGATGACCCGTGGATGCCCCAGGCCGCCGAGCACCTCGCTGCGCTCGCCGCCCTGGGGGTCGAGCACGCCGTCGTCGCGGTCTCCCGCACCGACCTGACAGACCCGAGTGCGACCGCCGCGCGCGCCCGCACCGAGATCGACCGCACGCCGATGCGCGGGGCCGCCGTCGTCCCGGTCAGCGCTGTCACCGGGGCGGGTCTCGACGACCTGCGCCGGGCGATCGCCTCGATGGTCGCGTCGCTGCCGGCTCCCGACAGCGCTGCGGACGTGCGGCTGTGGGTGGACCGTTCCTTCCACGTGCGCGGCGCCGGCACGGTCGTCACCGGGACGCTGGCATCCGGCATGGTGCGGGTCGGTGACCGGCTCTCGGCCGGTGACCACGCCGGACCGGTCCGGGTCCGTGGGCTCCAGGCGCTCGGGACCGATCGCGAGACGGTGAGTGGGGTGGCCCGCGTGGCACTCAACATCGTGGCCGACGACCGCGCCGACGTGTCGCGGCACGCCGTCCTGGTCACCCCGGGCGCCTGGCTCTTCACAGGGGCCGTCGACGTGCGCCTGAGCCCCGCTGGGCACGATGCGCTCGAAGCCCCGCCGCCCGAGCGGTCCGTCCTGCACGTGGGGACGCTGGACGTCCCGGTCCGCGTCCGTCCCTTCGACGACCGGCACGTCAGGCTCACCCTCGACCATCCCGTGCCCCTGCGCATCGGCGACCGGGCCGTGCTCCGCGACCCGGGCAGCCGCCGCATGTGGGGAGTGGGGGTGCTGGACCCGGCCCCACCACGGCTACGGCGACGCGGGTCCGGACGCAGGCGGGCGGAGCTGCTCGGCGCCCACCCAGGCGTGCCGGAGCTGTCCGGTGAGGTACGCCGGCGCGGCGTCGTGCACGCCGACCGGTTGCGGATGCTCGGGGTGGCCGTAGGACCCGGCGCCGGGTGGCTGGTCGACGAGGCGGCCGGCGACGCCCTTCGCCGGCGGATGCGCGAGGTGGTGGACCGTCACGACGCCGAGCACCCGCTCGATCCCGGCATGCCGGTCCCGGCCCTGACCCGGGTGCTGGCGCTGCCCGACCTCCAGGTGACGCTCGACCTGGTCGCGCCGCCCCTGCGGGTGACCGGTGGACGAGTGACCGCCTCCACCCCCGACCGAGGCCTGCCCGCCGACCTGGAGCGGTCGCTGTCGGCTCTCGCCTCCGATCTCTCGGACGCTCCGTTCGGAGCGCCCACGGCAGACCGGATGCGCGAGCTCGGCCTGGACCGCAGGTCAGTCGGCGCGGCTGCGCGGGCCGGCCGGCTGATCGACCTCGGCGACGGGATCGTGCTCCTGCCGGACGCCCCGGCCCGAGCGGTCGAGGAGCTGGCGGAGCTGGCCCAGCCCTTCACCACCAGCGAGGCGCGACAGCGCCTGGGGAGCACGCGCCGGGTCGTGCTGCCCCTGCTGGCCCACCTCGACCGGACCGGGTTGACCCGGCGGCACGACGACGACCGGCGCGAGGTCGTCTGA
- the selA gene encoding L-seryl-tRNA(Sec) selenium transferase has product MEEPQDPRRRVPRTDLVLADPRLLTAAERLGQGLVKRVVVATLARCRAGFLAPDPDVVTEAALAALPATATTLRPVVNATGVVVHTNLGRAPLSAAAVEAMVLAAGATDVELSLASGRRDRRGRGTLAALADAVPAAGGVHVVNNGAAALALASLALAAGREVVVARGEMVEIGDGFRIPELVESVGARLREVGTTNRVRLADYEAAIGPRTAFVLKVHPSNFEVRGFTSTVSVKELAGLLAGLPGENVVPLVVDIGSGLLRSHPRLPDEPDATTVLRDGADLVTASGDKLLGGPQAGLLLGDAGLVEQLRRHPFARALRVDKLTLAALEATLTGPETPVAAALRADAGALLARARAVAESLAHELDDDTGWAIAVPSTAAVGGGGAPGVELASAAVSLPASLATLLRQGDPPVVGRVRDGRLLLDLLTVAPEDDATLVTAVVSAVVAAAGRADQG; this is encoded by the coding sequence GTGGAGGAGCCCCAGGACCCCCGCCGCCGGGTGCCCCGCACCGACCTCGTGCTCGCCGACCCGCGGCTCCTGACCGCGGCCGAGCGGCTCGGCCAGGGCCTGGTGAAGAGGGTCGTCGTCGCCACGCTCGCACGCTGCCGTGCCGGGTTCCTCGCCCCCGACCCCGACGTCGTCACCGAGGCCGCCCTCGCCGCCCTGCCCGCCACCGCGACGACCCTGCGACCGGTCGTGAACGCGACCGGCGTGGTGGTCCACACCAACCTCGGCCGCGCACCGCTGTCGGCCGCCGCCGTCGAGGCGATGGTCCTGGCGGCCGGAGCCACCGACGTCGAGCTCTCCCTCGCCAGCGGCCGGCGGGACCGGCGCGGCCGCGGCACCCTCGCGGCCCTGGCCGACGCGGTGCCGGCTGCCGGCGGGGTGCACGTGGTGAACAACGGCGCCGCCGCCCTGGCGCTGGCCTCCCTGGCGCTCGCGGCGGGACGCGAGGTCGTGGTGGCCCGCGGCGAGATGGTGGAGATCGGTGACGGCTTCCGCATCCCCGAGCTCGTGGAGTCCGTCGGCGCGCGGCTGCGCGAGGTCGGCACCACCAACCGCGTGCGGCTCGCCGACTACGAGGCGGCGATCGGTCCCCGGACGGCGTTCGTGCTGAAGGTCCACCCCTCGAACTTCGAGGTGCGCGGCTTCACCTCGACGGTCTCCGTCAAGGAGCTCGCCGGTCTGCTCGCCGGCCTGCCCGGCGAGAACGTCGTACCGCTCGTGGTGGACATCGGCTCCGGGCTGCTGAGATCACACCCCCGACTGCCCGACGAGCCGGACGCGACCACGGTGCTGCGCGACGGCGCCGACCTGGTCACCGCGTCCGGCGACAAGCTGCTCGGCGGACCACAGGCGGGGCTGCTCCTCGGTGACGCAGGGCTCGTCGAGCAGCTGCGTCGCCACCCGTTCGCCCGTGCGCTGCGCGTCGACAAGCTGACGCTGGCCGCGCTCGAGGCCACGCTGACCGGGCCGGAGACACCGGTCGCCGCGGCGCTGCGCGCCGATGCGGGGGCGCTCCTGGCGCGGGCCAGGGCGGTGGCCGAGTCACTGGCGCACGAGCTCGACGACGACACCGGTTGGGCGATCGCCGTCCCGTCCACCGCCGCCGTCGGGGGCGGCGGGGCACCCGGCGTCGAGCTGGCGAGCGCCGCCGTCTCGCTGCCCGCCTCGCTGGCCACACTGCTGAGGCAGGGCGACCCACCGGTGGTCGGACGGGTGCGTGACGGCCGGCTGCTGCTCGACCTCCTGACGGTCGCGCCCGAGGACGACGCCACGCTGGTCACCGCCGTCGTCAGCGCCGTGGTCGCCGCTGCCGGCCGCGCGGACCAGGGTTGA